In a genomic window of Streptomyces sp. NBC_01142:
- the rimI gene encoding ribosomal protein S18-alanine N-acetyltransferase, giving the protein MRWWDLEPVLAIEQVLFPEDAWSAGMFWSELAHARGPRATRRYVVAEDGGPGGEIVGYAGLAAAGGLGDVQTIAVARSQWGTGLGSRLLTDLLQHATAFECDEVLLEVRVDNTRAQKLYERFGFEPIGFRRGYYQPGNIDALVMRLHVQGTETH; this is encoded by the coding sequence ATGCGCTGGTGGGACCTGGAGCCGGTGCTCGCGATCGAGCAGGTGCTGTTCCCCGAGGACGCCTGGTCGGCCGGGATGTTCTGGTCCGAGCTCGCCCATGCGCGCGGCCCGCGGGCCACCCGCCGCTATGTGGTGGCCGAGGACGGCGGGCCCGGCGGGGAGATCGTCGGGTACGCGGGCCTTGCGGCGGCCGGCGGCCTCGGAGACGTACAGACCATCGCTGTCGCCCGCAGCCAGTGGGGCACGGGACTGGGGTCCCGGCTGCTGACCGACCTGCTCCAGCACGCCACCGCCTTCGAGTGCGACGAGGTGCTCCTCGAAGTGCGCGTGGACAACACCAGGGCCCAGAAGCTGTACGAGCGCTTCGGCTTCGAGCCCATCGGATTCCGCCGCGGCTACTACCAGCCGGGCAATATCGACGCCCTCGTCATGCGGCTTCACGTACAAGGAACAGAGACTCACTGA
- the tsaB gene encoding tRNA (adenosine(37)-N6)-threonylcarbamoyltransferase complex dimerization subunit type 1 TsaB codes for MLLLAVDTATPAVTAALHDGRSVVAESSRVDARRHGELLLPAVDRVLAEAGVKLDAVTAVVVGVGPGPYTGLRVGLVTASTFGSALGVPVHGLCTLDGLAYASGLEEPFVVATDARRKEVYWARYDSFRTRVSEPAVDRPADIAEQVAGLPAVGAGALLYPGTFPDAREPEHVSAGALAALAVEKLAAGEDFLPPLPLYLRRPDAQVPKNYKVVTPK; via the coding sequence GTGCTCTTGCTCGCCGTTGATACCGCCACGCCCGCCGTCACCGCCGCCCTCCACGACGGCCGCTCCGTCGTCGCCGAGTCCTCTCGCGTCGACGCACGCCGCCACGGGGAACTGCTGCTGCCCGCCGTCGACCGCGTTCTCGCCGAGGCCGGGGTGAAACTCGACGCCGTCACCGCTGTGGTGGTCGGGGTCGGCCCCGGCCCGTACACCGGACTGCGCGTCGGCCTGGTCACGGCCTCGACCTTCGGCTCGGCGCTGGGGGTGCCGGTGCACGGCCTGTGCACGCTGGACGGGCTCGCGTACGCCTCCGGTCTGGAGGAGCCCTTCGTGGTCGCGACGGACGCGCGCCGCAAGGAGGTCTACTGGGCGCGGTACGACTCCTTCCGTACGCGGGTGAGCGAGCCCGCCGTAGACCGGCCCGCCGATATCGCGGAGCAGGTCGCGGGCCTGCCCGCCGTCGGGGCCGGTGCGCTGCTCTACCCCGGGACGTTCCCGGACGCCCGCGAGCCCGAGCACGTCTCGGCCGGGGCGCTGGCGGCGCTGGCCGTCGAGAAGCTGGCCGCGGGGGAGGACTTCCTGCCGCCGCTGCCGCTGTATCTGCGCCGGCCCGACGCCCAGGTGCCCAAGAACTACAAGGTGGTCACCCCCAAGTGA